The following proteins are encoded in a genomic region of Methanobacterium sp. Maddingley MBC34:
- a CDS encoding H4MPT-linked C1 transfer pathway protein (PFAM: Hydantoinase/oxoprolinase~TIGRFAM: probable H4MPT-linked C1 transfer pathway protein) yields the protein MDILKIGDSLHFKGDKLKIAGFDIGGANTDLAVVEFDEKGNILNIKTDFCYLPMWVKKDELSRTLLELLGPDIDEIDAVGVSMTAELADSYQNKSEGVLDISSRVMETFNLPVAFVGLNGMMDYDAVGKNPLELAAANWVATAPLAAYMAPDCIFIDTGSTTTDIIPIKNGTECAKGRTDLQRLATGELVYTGTLRTNVATIVDKVPLKDEWVRTASELFAVTADVHLVLGNITLEDYTSETPDGGNNSFEASLLRLSRVVCGDLDLLSQDDVVNIAQFIYQKQVEQVAEALKEVSERESIELVIATGLGMNIIGCEAAKLLGLEVRTMEEILAKDDCMVAPAVGTALLMEKFLSTGK from the coding sequence ATGGATATATTGAAAATAGGAGATTCTCTTCATTTTAAAGGTGATAAGTTGAAAATTGCAGGTTTTGATATTGGAGGAGCAAACACAGACCTGGCTGTGGTTGAATTTGATGAAAAAGGAAATATTCTCAACATAAAAACTGATTTTTGTTATCTTCCTATGTGGGTTAAAAAGGATGAACTATCCAGGACTCTCCTGGAACTTTTAGGTCCCGATATTGACGAAATTGACGCAGTTGGTGTTTCAATGACTGCAGAACTTGCTGATAGCTACCAAAACAAAAGTGAAGGGGTGCTGGATATTTCATCCAGAGTTATGGAAACATTCAACCTGCCAGTTGCCTTTGTGGGTCTTAATGGCATGATGGATTATGATGCAGTTGGAAAGAATCCTTTGGAGTTGGCTGCAGCTAACTGGGTTGCCACTGCGCCCTTAGCTGCTTACATGGCTCCTGATTGTATATTTATAGACACTGGAAGTACCACCACTGATATAATTCCCATTAAAAATGGTACAGAATGCGCTAAGGGAAGAACAGATCTTCAAAGACTTGCAACTGGTGAATTAGTTTACACAGGCACTCTTCGCACCAACGTGGCAACCATTGTGGATAAAGTACCCCTTAAAGACGAATGGGTGCGCACAGCTTCAGAACTTTTCGCAGTAACTGCCGATGTACACCTGGTTCTGGGAAACATCACCCTGGAAGATTACACTTCCGAAACCCCTGATGGAGGAAATAACTCTTTTGAGGCTTCACTTTTAAGATTATCAAGGGTGGTATGTGGAGATCTGGATTTATTGAGTCAGGATGATGTTGTGAACATAGCACAGTTCATCTACCAGAAGCAGGTAGAACAAGTTGCTGAAGCCCTTAAAGAAGTCAGTGAAAGGGAAAGTATCGAACTGGTAATTGCAACTGGGTTGGGAATGAATATCATTGGGTGTGAAGCTGCAAAACTCCTGGGCCTGGAGGTTAGGACCATGGAAGAAATTCTCGCCAAGGATGATTGTATGGTGGCACCTGCCGTGGGAACCGCACTTCTCATGGAGAAGTTCCTGAGCACGGGCAAATAA